The following are from one region of the Penaeus chinensis breed Huanghai No. 1 chromosome 5, ASM1920278v2, whole genome shotgun sequence genome:
- the LOC125025701 gene encoding uncharacterized protein LOC125025701, which produces MVRRGSWASETTQTATGECCVKVPSQSPQSNAWFRRRSGSDAARDKMKLMLILQACLVVATMAETWQQKYDTWASNLKPGWTIQTTIQDGRKCYCKMPNETLPSTSSFGGFISSGNLASVESVKSSFEHIFLTPP; this is translated from the exons ATGGTGAGACGCGGTAGTTGGGCATCAGAAACGACACAGACTGCGACTGGCGAGTGTTGTGTTAAGGTCCCTTCTCAATCACCTCAAAGCAACGCGTGGTTTCGCCGTCGATCGGGTTCAGACGCTGCGAGGGACAAGATGAA GTTGATGCTCATTCTGCAAGCGTGTTTGGTGGTCGCTACAATGGCGGAGACTTGGCAACAGAAGTACGATACTTGGGCTTCGAATCTC AAACCCGGATGGACAATTCAGACAACAATCCAGGATGGACGCAAATGCTACTGTAAAATGCCGAACGAGACTTTGCCTTCAACATCGTCGTTTGGAG GTTTCATTTCGAGCGGCAATTTAGCTTCCGTCGAAAGTGTGAAGTCATCCTTTG aacataTCTTCTTGACACCTCCCTGA